A single region of the Desulfobacterales bacterium genome encodes:
- a CDS encoding response regulator yields MFQNKSKMKNKDLLNQAINLRLMYMHFVLSKYKISIFWVLALPVLYFISRHNYNLFHSLMDGFSIVIAACAFTIIWNGRHLVDNDYFICVGIAFIFFAFLDLMHVLGNKNMGVFPNYGNLGPALYIASRYVLSISLMLAPLFINRRLNTNLMFIIYSMITSVILLSIFYWQIFPICIVDGVGLTSFKVVSDYIICLILLVAIGLLLINRQSFDYKVLALIVSSLILFIATGLAFTLYADPFGIMNAIGHFFQIGSFYLFFLAFIETCLTKPQDILYRKLKQSEEQFRSMFVRHHAIMLIIEPESGQIIDANRSAENFYGYKIDELRMMSIQQINLLPIEEIIEERKRALYEERNYFIFPHRIVSGEIKMVEVHSSPLMINDNTVLFSIIHDITERKRTEKALRDIEWLLSSNKVRLDNVQYLTAYGDLTMINTDRTILDSVGKDMLYDIVDDYHDMMDTSSAVYEKNGDYACGIVTSSWCRFLYETSRNMCATDDNRIAMASSRWLCHESCWTDCSKISIETGNPVDIECYGGLRIFSLPILAGEKIIGAINLGYGDPPRDSNKLQEIAEIYGVAVESLIEYANAYQSRPSYMIDIAKKRLERSARLIGEIVKRKQIEELLRNAKIEAESATKAKSNFLANMSHEIRTPMNAIIGLSQLLLETNHTPEQKKYLDIINAAGNNLLTIINDVLDVSKIESGKLDIEHKDILLSDIFNDVKNILYQSALSKGIEFTCEEIDEHFPVIKTDPVRLKQILLNLGNNAIKFTHQGVVSINISIEKETDTHVTLCFSVKDTGIGISQDKINKLFKPFSQVSKVKIAGTGLGLVISKKIVELMGGTIHVESEESKGSNFWFVIPFEKGSMTQTDESIQDINKEKNIPIDLKILVAEDNLFNREVIKGLLNNYQISVVNNGQEAVEMLENNTFDLILMDVQMPEMDGITASKFIRNKNSNVMNHDIPIIAMTAYAMKEDRDLCFKSGMNGYVSKPVSLQSLKRELNRVLKLNDNDAVKSNYQNIHTQQVQFNQQDFMDLVANNEVFALKLIESFINIYPQSMVEIKNAIENQDAKSLKIASHKFKGSISFFSNAGKELTCQLQEMGHKQNFSNAHEVYEKLKKLVENLIPQLKNFCITLEKSKHN; encoded by the coding sequence ATGTTCCAAAATAAAAGCAAAATGAAAAATAAAGATCTACTAAATCAAGCAATTAATCTTAGATTGATGTATATGCACTTTGTCCTATCAAAATATAAAATATCAATATTCTGGGTATTAGCACTACCTGTACTCTATTTCATCAGCAGGCACAACTATAACCTTTTCCACAGTTTGATGGATGGATTTTCCATTGTCATAGCCGCCTGTGCTTTTACGATAATTTGGAATGGACGGCATCTTGTAGATAACGACTATTTCATTTGCGTCGGTATAGCCTTTATTTTTTTTGCATTCCTGGATTTAATGCACGTACTTGGTAACAAAAATATGGGTGTATTCCCTAATTACGGTAATTTGGGGCCAGCACTTTATATAGCAAGCAGGTATGTGCTGAGTATTTCACTGATGCTCGCTCCGTTGTTCATCAATCGCAGACTTAATACCAATCTTATGTTTATTATATATTCAATGATTACTTCAGTTATTTTGCTTTCCATTTTTTATTGGCAGATATTCCCGATTTGCATTGTTGATGGGGTCGGGTTAACATCTTTTAAGGTAGTGAGCGATTATATCATCTGTCTAATTTTATTGGTAGCGATAGGTCTACTGCTCATTAACCGCCAATCTTTTGATTACAAAGTGTTAGCGCTTATTGTGTCTTCGCTCATACTGTTCATCGCTACCGGATTAGCTTTTACTTTGTATGCAGATCCGTTTGGCATTATGAACGCGATTGGTCATTTTTTCCAGATAGGATCCTTCTACCTGTTTTTTTTAGCGTTTATTGAAACCTGCCTGACTAAACCACAGGATATTTTGTACAGAAAGCTGAAGCAAAGTGAAGAACAGTTTCGAAGTATGTTTGTCAGGCATCATGCCATCATGCTGATTATTGAACCAGAAAGCGGACAAATTATTGATGCTAATCGTTCTGCTGAAAATTTTTATGGTTACAAGATTGATGAATTACGCATGATGTCAATTCAACAAATTAATCTCCTACCGATAGAAGAAATAATAGAGGAGCGCAAGAGGGCATTATATGAAGAACGCAATTATTTTATCTTTCCACACCGGATTGTAAGCGGTGAGATAAAAATGGTGGAAGTCCATTCATCTCCTTTAATGATCAATGATAACACAGTTCTTTTTTCGATTATTCACGATATCACTGAACGCAAACGGACAGAGAAAGCCTTGAGGGATATAGAATGGCTTCTGTCCAGCAATAAAGTACGGTTAGATAATGTCCAATACTTAACAGCCTACGGCGATTTAACTATGATAAACACGGATCGCACAATACTCGATTCTGTAGGAAAGGATATGCTTTATGATATTGTAGACGATTATCATGATATGATGGATACTTCGTCCGCAGTTTATGAAAAAAATGGTGACTATGCTTGTGGTATCGTCACTTCAAGCTGGTGCCGATTTCTGTACGAGACTTCACGAAACATGTGCGCTACAGATGATAACCGTATCGCTATGGCAAGCAGCAGATGGCTCTGTCATGAATCCTGCTGGACTGATTGCTCAAAAATTTCTATTGAGACAGGTAATCCTGTTGATATTGAATGTTACGGTGGTCTCCGTATTTTCAGCTTACCAATTTTGGCAGGGGAAAAAATAATAGGTGCAATAAATTTAGGATATGGAGACCCCCCACGTGATTCGAATAAACTCCAAGAAATAGCTGAAATATATGGTGTAGCAGTAGAAAGCCTGATTGAATATGCAAATGCTTATCAGTCCCGTCCTTCCTACATGATAGACATTGCCAAGAAACGTTTAGAGCGTTCAGCAAGATTAATTGGAGAAATTGTAAAACGCAAACAAATCGAGGAACTGCTCCGTAATGCCAAGATAGAGGCTGAATCCGCTACCAAAGCTAAATCCAACTTTTTAGCAAACATGAGCCATGAAATACGAACCCCTATGAACGCTATTATTGGTTTAAGTCAATTGCTTCTTGAGACAAATCATACACCTGAACAGAAAAAATATTTAGACATAATAAATGCCGCAGGAAATAATCTTCTAACAATAATAAACGACGTATTAGACGTGTCAAAGATTGAATCCGGTAAGCTTGATATAGAACATAAAGACATATTGCTATCTGATATATTCAATGATGTGAAGAATATTTTATATCAATCCGCTCTTTCTAAAGGAATTGAATTTACTTGTGAAGAGATAGATGAACATTTTCCTGTTATTAAAACTGATCCAGTAAGACTAAAACAGATTCTTTTAAATCTCGGAAATAATGCGATTAAATTTACTCATCAAGGAGTAGTTTCTATTAACATTTCTATCGAGAAAGAAACAGATACTCATGTTACCTTGTGTTTTAGTGTAAAGGATACAGGTATAGGTATCTCACAAGATAAGATTAATAAATTATTTAAGCCTTTTTCACAGGTTTCCAAAGTTAAAATTGCAGGAACAGGATTAGGGCTTGTAATTTCAAAAAAAATTGTCGAATTAATGGGAGGAACCATTCATGTTGAAAGTGAAGAAAGTAAAGGGTCTAATTTTTGGTTCGTGATTCCTTTTGAGAAAGGTTCAATGACTCAAACAGACGAATCTATTCAGGATATTAATAAGGAAAAAAATATTCCAATAGATTTAAAAATTCTTGTAGCGGAAGACAATCTTTTCAATCGAGAAGTCATAAAAGGCTTATTAAATAATTATCAAATATCTGTAGTTAATAACGGGCAAGAAGCGGTTGAGATGTTAGAAAATAACACATTTGACCTTATCCTTATGGATGTTCAAATGCCTGAAATGGATGGAATAACAGCGAGTAAATTCATAAGAAATAAAAACTCAAATGTGATGAATCATGATATTCCCATTATTGCAATGACTGCTTATGCAATGAAGGAAGACCGTGATTTATGTTTTAAAAGTGGAATGAATGGTTATGTAAGTAAACCTGTTAGCCTTCAAAGTTTAAAGCGAGAGTTAAATCGGGTATTAAAATTAAATGATAATGATGCGGTAAAGTCAAACTATCAAAATATACATACTCAGCAGGTTCAGTTTAATCAACAAGATTTTATGGATTTAGTAGCTAATAATGAAGTATTTGCATTAAAGTTAATAGAGTCTTTTATAAATATCTATCCCCAAAGTATGGTTGAAATTAAAAACGCAATTGAAAATCAAGATGCTAAGAGTCTTAAAATAGCTTCTCATAAGTTTAAAGGTAGTATTAGTTTTTTTTCAAATGCAGGGAAAGAATTAACATGTCAGCTTCAAGAAATGGGTCACAAACAAAATTTTTCTAATGCCCATGAAGTGTATGAGAAATTAAAAAAATTAGTAGAGAATTTAATTCCTCAGTTGAAAAACTTTTGTATAACGTTAGAAAAAAGTAAACATAACTAA